The following proteins are co-located in the Limanda limanda chromosome 5, fLimLim1.1, whole genome shotgun sequence genome:
- the LOC133001575 gene encoding leucine-rich repeat-containing protein 43-like, which produces MSPHTLSAVIEKHIRQLCLTDFPCGRGSLRKTVDGAVETEAEETDSLLDLLICPHSPWWHDASWSPQALTLRKLAVLSPERLHTDFVHKYFTTLRILDEDVSVVDGGLLKFSKLEELVLSANRISEIPADNLPCTLKVLELRANRLSALSSLTRRPPPHLWYLGLGSNGLGSCQDTADLSGRHWPQLVCLDLGDCEFQDQRALLGALTTLPCLKTLVLEGNPFTLAHSYPGLTVDTLPQLSCLDNSWITPEDRHRFQGLAKLSDVTVDQASVTVRVGQVKGIPDPLMSVEQNAPDFPVVTYSYFITYEFLTDQTSVDQKVATESKCDTEHVTEDADPQSDKNCEREKSAPDTGELNPEEACCDIAPVSSYSTSKLTWSEHMDFSDTQVHTGSDLGGLKKFLNRGLSLRVEEEKVLSWPAASEDVAVAKPGRPVKEKKGGKERESPIKSGPTKDKSKDRKRKSVSELVQDPPVRRSLVSVHVPLQSLVRGDGKVDVLCDLGILHTESVAEATPTCEKVLEKKIKEEKKKQDKDSKRRGGKGKAGREREADLVPASSSECVRLQPATLELSVELEKWESESKARGLLHQKQNPKSAETGGLN; this is translated from the exons AtgagtccacacacactctctgctgTGATAGAGAAGCACATCCGCCAGCTGTGTCTCACTGACTTCCCCTGTGGACGTGGCAGCTTG AGGAAGACGGTGGACGGTGCAgtggagacagaggcagaggagacagACTCTCTCCTGGATCTGCTGATCTGTCCTCACTCTCCATGGTGGCACGACGCATCATGGAGCCCTCAAGCTCTGACCCTGAGGAAACTGGCCGTGCTCTCACCTGAACGCCTCCACACCGACTTCGTTCACAAGTACTTCACTACGCTACGCATCCTGGACGAGGAT GTGTCAGTCGTCGATGGCGGCCTCTTGAAGTTCTCaaagctggaggagctggtgctgAGTGCCAACAGAATCTCAGAAATCCCTGCAGACAACCTTCCCTGCACTTTGAAG gtTTTGGAGCTGCGCGCCAACCGGCTGTCCGCTCTGAGCAGTCTCACCAGACGTCCGCCCCCCCACCTGTGGTACCTCGGCCTCGGCTCAAACGGTCTCGGTTCCTGTCAAGACACTGCTGATCTTTCTGGAAGACACTG GCCTCAGCTGGTGTGCCTGGACCTCGGTGACTGTGAGTTCCAGGACCAGCGGGCTCTGCTCGGCGCCCTGACCACTCTCCCCTGCCTCAAGACGCTGGTGCTGGAGGGAAACCCCTTCACCCTGGCACACTCGTACCCGGGCCTCACTGTGGACACTCTGCCACAGCTCTCCTGCCTGGACAACTCATGGATCACCCCTGAGGATAGACATCGCTTTCAGGGCCTGGCCAAGCTGAGCG ATGTGACTGTGGATCAGGCCTCGGTCACAGTGAGAGTGGGCCAAGTGAAGGGAATCCCAGACCCACTGATGAGTGTGGAGCAAAACGCTCCCGACTTCCCTGTTGTCACCTACAGCTATTTCATCACATATGAGTTCCTCACTGATCAAACCTCTGTTGACCAG AAAGTTGCCACTGAGTCTAAATGTGACACAGAGCACGTGACAGAGGACGCTGACCCACAATCAGATAAGAATTGTGAAAGAGAGAAGTCTGCACCAGACACTGGCGAGTTGAATCCTGAGGAGGCCTGCTGCGATATTGCACCTG TGTCGAGCTACAGCACGTCAAAGCTGACCTGGTCAGAGCACATGGACTTCAGCGACACGCAGGTTCACACCGGCAGTGACCTGGGAGGCTTGAAGAAATTCCTCAACCGAGGACTTTCCCTCAGGGTTGAAGAAGAAAAG GTGCTGTCCTGGCCCGCGGCCTCTGAAGATGTCGCAGTGGCCAAACCGGGCCGACCTGTCAAAGAGAAGAAAGgcgggaaagagagagaa TCCCCCATCAAATCTGGTCCCACCAAAGACAAGTCtaaagacaggaagaggaagtcagtctCGGAGCTGGTCCAGGACCCCCCCGTCAGGAGAAGCCTCGTCTCCGTCCACGTCCCCCTGCAAAGTCTGGTCAGAGGAGATGGAAAGGTCGACGTCCTCTGTGACCTCGGTATCCTGCACacagagtctgtggctgaagctacACCAACATGTGAAAAG GTTctggaaaagaaaatcaaagaggaaaagaagaagcaggacAAGGActcaaagaggagaggag GTAAAGGAAAGGCCGGGAGGGAGCGTGAGGCGGACCTGGTCCCGGCCAGCAGCTCCGAGTGCGTCCGCCTGCAGCCAGCGACCCTGGAGCTGAGTGTGGAGCTGGAGAAATGGGAGTCGGAGTCTAAAGCTCGCGGACTCCTGCACCAAAAGCAAAACCCCAAAAGCGCAGAGACCGGAGGGTTGAATTGA
- the mlxip gene encoding MLX-interacting protein isoform X1 yields MATVSLRQKYRRPPAKQGQDDDSDPEESHPGLRRMDGLETQVIHSGHFMVSSPHIEHPPKKGYDFDTVNKQTCQTYHFGKASMSHFSIDASLTKLFECMTLAYSGKLVSPKWKNFKGLKLLWRDKIRLNNAIWRAWYMQYVEKRENPVCHFVTPLDGSMELDVHRPAEANATEGKCWKRRIEIVIREYHKWRTYFKKRLQKHKDDDLSSLLKEPEEQLSLFGEVSPDMLRVSFYQDEEAFARRVSRKHMDTPAPMEMDTLFDMDVLMSEFSDTLFSTLASHQPLAWPNPREIAHAGNADMIQPGLIPLQPNLDFMDSFDPLQDLFHSLRQPVFPSVSPTASSVTPLSSSGSQSQAQLMSSMQLATNNISPPGPLALPSPMVSQTSGTGGCGGDATYVQNYMPLFPGQVEPSDQAVVSSVSQQLSHVPLAQCLPGQGMASEQHMGPSPLDNTSVLDEAVSPSVITHIAPSVVTPSDGASTISHGSEYGSISTQPPPPPSQLQPLARVPATPVQHPQTFALPRPFQSASANKVRPVQRIAPANTLPPPHLVFTAPFSGHANAVIVTPSPRKADVVPNTGVVIASSHLGGAPGFHVVSQMQKSPQPIVPKQKSCSSTPKNQEASSSAVHSQPGPGQGTSCVLDQVPSPQSLITSRTGLVKNEQNQSRRTTHISAEQKRRSNINIGFKTLCSLVPTLKMQSYISNAVTLQKTVEHVGKLQQERQQLQEEVRRLREEIEELDTSISLCQKQLPETGVPVKRHQLSHMQEKFNEYVKSRTLQNWKFWIFSIIIKPLFESFNEMVSTASSAELYQTTMLWLDRHCLLPALRPMVLNTLRHLSKTTTILSDPSLLPEKAMQAVTERDV; encoded by the exons ATGGCCACTGTGTCTCTGCGGCAGAAATACCGTCGCCCGCCGGCGAAGCAGGGGCAGGACGACGACTCTGACCCGGAGGAGAGCCACCCGGGGCTGCGGAGGATGGACGGCCTGGAGACTCAGGTCATCCACAGCGGACACTTCATGGTGTCCTCGCCCCACATCGAGCACCCGCCGAAGAAAGGCTACGACTTCGACACGGTCAACAAGCAGACCTGTCAGACGTACCACTTCGGGAAGGCGAGCATGTCCCACTTCTCCATAGATGCTTCTCTCACCAAGCTGTTCGAGTGCATGACCCTGGCCTACAG TGGTAAGTTGGTTTCGCCCAAGTGGAAGAACTTCAAAGGTCTAAAGCTGCTGTGGAGAGACAAGATCCGCCTCAACAACGCCATATGGAGAGCCTGGTATATGCAGT atgtggagaagagggagaatcCTGTTTGTCACTTTGTGACTCCCCTGGATGGAAGTATGGAACTGGATGTCCATCGTCCTGCAGAG gcCAATGCCACAGAAGGGAAGTGTTGGAAAAGAAGAATTGAAATTGTGATAAGAGAGTATCACAAGTGGAGGACATACTTCAAGAAAAgg TTGCAGAAGCACAAGGATGATGACCTCTCAAGCTTGCTCAAG GAGCCAGAGGAGCAGTTATCGCTGTTTGGGGAAGTCTCTCCAGACATGCTCCGTGTCTCCTTTTATCAGGATGAAGAGGCCTTTGCCCGGCGCGTGTCTCGTAAGCACATGGACACACCTGCACCCATGGAGATGGACACCCTCTTTGACATGGATGTTCTGATGTCTGAGTTTTCAGACACGTTGTTCTCTACGTTGGCCTCGCACCAGCCCCTGGCCTGGCCCAATCCAAGGGAGATTG CCCATGCAGGGAACGCAGACATGATCCAACCAGGACTGATCCCCTTACAGCCCAACCTAGACTTCATGGACTCATTCGATCCACTGCAAG ACTTATTTCACAGCCTCCGTCAGCCCGTCTTCCCCTCTGTTTCCCCCACTGCATCATCTGTTACCCCTCTATCCAGCAGCGGTTCTCAGTCACAG GCCCAGTTAATGTCCTCCATGCAGCTGGCAACCAACAACATCTCCCCTCCTGGCCCCCTGGCCCTCCCCTCTCCCATGGTTAGTCAAACCAGTGGAACAGGTGGCTGTGGCGGTGATGCTACCTACGTTCAAAACTACATGCCCCTGTTTCCTGGGCAGGTGGAGCCCAGCGATCAAGCAGTAGTTTCTTCCGTCTCTCAGCAATTATCCCATGTTCCTCTGGCACAGTGCCTACCCGGTCAGGGCATGGCCTCAGAGCAGCACATGGGCCCCTCCCCCTTGGACAACACCTCTGTGCTGGATGAGGCTGTGTCGCCCTCTGTGATCACACACATAGCCCCCTCTGTTGTCACGCCCAGCGACGGAGCCTCCACCATCAGCCACGGCTCAGAGTATGGCTCCATATCCACAcaacctccacctcctccgtcCCAGCTCCAGCCGCTGGCTCGGGTGCCTGCCACTCCTGTGCAGCACCCTCAGACTTTTGCCCTGCCTCGCCCCTTTCAGTCAGCAAGTGCCAACAAAGTCCGCCCTGTGCAAAGGATTGCACCGGCCAAcaccctcccccctccccacctcGTCTTCACAG CCCCTTTCTCAGGTCATGCTAATGCTGTGATTGTCACACCAAGCCCTCGGAAAGCAGATGTGGTCCCTAATACTGGAGTAGTCATCGCTTCTTCTCATCTGGGAGGG GCTCCTGGATTTCACGTGGTGTCTCAGATGCAGAAGTCTCCCCAACCGATTGTTCCTAAACAAAAGTCTTGTTCTTCCACCCCCAAAAATCAGGAAGCCTCCTCTAGTGCTG ttcacAGTCAGCCAGGACCAGGTCAAGGGACATCATGTGTGTTGGATCAAGTTCCGAGTCCCCAGTCACTTATCACCAGCAGAACAGGGCTGGTTAAGAACGAACAAaatcag AGCCGGAGGACAACACACATATCTGCTGAGCAAAAGAGACGATCAAACATTAACATTGGCTTTAAAACACTCTGCAGCCTGGTTCCCACTCTGAAGATGCAATCATAT ATCAGTAATGCAGTCACATTGCAGAAGACAGTGGAACACGTCGGGAAGCTCCAGCAGGAgagacagcagctgcaggaagaggTCAGGAGACTACGAGAGGAGATAGAGGAGCTTGACACGTCCATTAG CCTTTGTCAGAAGCAGCTGCCGGAAACAGGGGTGCCAGTCAAGCGGCATCAACTGAGCCACATGCAGGAAAAGTTCAATGAATATGTGAAGAGCCGCACTCTTCAGAACTGGAAGTTCTGGATC TTCAGCATCATTATCAAGCCTCTCTTTGAGTCATTCAATGAGATGGTGTCAACTGCAAGCAGCGCAGAGCTGTATCAGACCACAATGCTATGGCTGGATCGTCACTGTTTGCTTCCGGCTCTCAGACCTA TGGTGCTGAATACCCTTCGCCATCTGAGCAAAACAACGACCATCCTCAGTGATCCGTCCCTGTTGCCTGAAAAAGCCATGCAGGCGGTTACAGAAAGAGATGTGTAG
- the mlxip gene encoding MLX-interacting protein isoform X2, whose translation MATVSLRQKYRRPPAKQGQDDDSDPEESHPGLRRMDGLETQVIHSGHFMVSSPHIEHPPKKGYDFDTVNKQTCQTYHFGKASMSHFSIDASLTKLFECMTLAYSGKLVSPKWKNFKGLKLLWRDKIRLNNAIWRAWYMQYVEKRENPVCHFVTPLDGSMELDVHRPAEANATEGKCWKRRIEIVIREYHKWRTYFKKRLQKHKDDDLSSLLKEPEEQLSLFGEVSPDMLRVSFYQDEEAFARRVSRKHMDTPAPMEMDTLFDMDVLMSEFSDTLFSTLASHQPLAWPNPREIAHAGNADMIQPGLIPLQPNLDFMDSFDPLQDLFHSLRQPVFPSVSPTASSVTPLSSSGSQSQAQLMSSMQLATNNISPPGPLALPSPMVSQTSGTGGCGGDATYVQNYMPLFPGQVEPSDQAVVSSVSQQLSHVPLAQCLPGQGMASEQHMGPSPLDNTSVLDEAVSPSVITHIAPSVVTPSDGASTISHGSEYGSISTQPPPPPSQLQPLARVPATPVQHPQTFALPRPFQSASANKVRPVQRIAPANTLPPPHLVFTGHANAVIVTPSPRKADVVPNTGVVIASSHLGGAPGFHVVSQMQKSPQPIVPKQKSCSSTPKNQEASSSAVHSQPGPGQGTSCVLDQVPSPQSLITSRTGLVKNEQNQSRRTTHISAEQKRRSNINIGFKTLCSLVPTLKMQSYISNAVTLQKTVEHVGKLQQERQQLQEEVRRLREEIEELDTSISLCQKQLPETGVPVKRHQLSHMQEKFNEYVKSRTLQNWKFWIFSIIIKPLFESFNEMVSTASSAELYQTTMLWLDRHCLLPALRPMVLNTLRHLSKTTTILSDPSLLPEKAMQAVTERDV comes from the exons ATGGCCACTGTGTCTCTGCGGCAGAAATACCGTCGCCCGCCGGCGAAGCAGGGGCAGGACGACGACTCTGACCCGGAGGAGAGCCACCCGGGGCTGCGGAGGATGGACGGCCTGGAGACTCAGGTCATCCACAGCGGACACTTCATGGTGTCCTCGCCCCACATCGAGCACCCGCCGAAGAAAGGCTACGACTTCGACACGGTCAACAAGCAGACCTGTCAGACGTACCACTTCGGGAAGGCGAGCATGTCCCACTTCTCCATAGATGCTTCTCTCACCAAGCTGTTCGAGTGCATGACCCTGGCCTACAG TGGTAAGTTGGTTTCGCCCAAGTGGAAGAACTTCAAAGGTCTAAAGCTGCTGTGGAGAGACAAGATCCGCCTCAACAACGCCATATGGAGAGCCTGGTATATGCAGT atgtggagaagagggagaatcCTGTTTGTCACTTTGTGACTCCCCTGGATGGAAGTATGGAACTGGATGTCCATCGTCCTGCAGAG gcCAATGCCACAGAAGGGAAGTGTTGGAAAAGAAGAATTGAAATTGTGATAAGAGAGTATCACAAGTGGAGGACATACTTCAAGAAAAgg TTGCAGAAGCACAAGGATGATGACCTCTCAAGCTTGCTCAAG GAGCCAGAGGAGCAGTTATCGCTGTTTGGGGAAGTCTCTCCAGACATGCTCCGTGTCTCCTTTTATCAGGATGAAGAGGCCTTTGCCCGGCGCGTGTCTCGTAAGCACATGGACACACCTGCACCCATGGAGATGGACACCCTCTTTGACATGGATGTTCTGATGTCTGAGTTTTCAGACACGTTGTTCTCTACGTTGGCCTCGCACCAGCCCCTGGCCTGGCCCAATCCAAGGGAGATTG CCCATGCAGGGAACGCAGACATGATCCAACCAGGACTGATCCCCTTACAGCCCAACCTAGACTTCATGGACTCATTCGATCCACTGCAAG ACTTATTTCACAGCCTCCGTCAGCCCGTCTTCCCCTCTGTTTCCCCCACTGCATCATCTGTTACCCCTCTATCCAGCAGCGGTTCTCAGTCACAG GCCCAGTTAATGTCCTCCATGCAGCTGGCAACCAACAACATCTCCCCTCCTGGCCCCCTGGCCCTCCCCTCTCCCATGGTTAGTCAAACCAGTGGAACAGGTGGCTGTGGCGGTGATGCTACCTACGTTCAAAACTACATGCCCCTGTTTCCTGGGCAGGTGGAGCCCAGCGATCAAGCAGTAGTTTCTTCCGTCTCTCAGCAATTATCCCATGTTCCTCTGGCACAGTGCCTACCCGGTCAGGGCATGGCCTCAGAGCAGCACATGGGCCCCTCCCCCTTGGACAACACCTCTGTGCTGGATGAGGCTGTGTCGCCCTCTGTGATCACACACATAGCCCCCTCTGTTGTCACGCCCAGCGACGGAGCCTCCACCATCAGCCACGGCTCAGAGTATGGCTCCATATCCACAcaacctccacctcctccgtcCCAGCTCCAGCCGCTGGCTCGGGTGCCTGCCACTCCTGTGCAGCACCCTCAGACTTTTGCCCTGCCTCGCCCCTTTCAGTCAGCAAGTGCCAACAAAGTCCGCCCTGTGCAAAGGATTGCACCGGCCAAcaccctcccccctccccacctcGTCTTCACAG GTCATGCTAATGCTGTGATTGTCACACCAAGCCCTCGGAAAGCAGATGTGGTCCCTAATACTGGAGTAGTCATCGCTTCTTCTCATCTGGGAGGG GCTCCTGGATTTCACGTGGTGTCTCAGATGCAGAAGTCTCCCCAACCGATTGTTCCTAAACAAAAGTCTTGTTCTTCCACCCCCAAAAATCAGGAAGCCTCCTCTAGTGCTG ttcacAGTCAGCCAGGACCAGGTCAAGGGACATCATGTGTGTTGGATCAAGTTCCGAGTCCCCAGTCACTTATCACCAGCAGAACAGGGCTGGTTAAGAACGAACAAaatcag AGCCGGAGGACAACACACATATCTGCTGAGCAAAAGAGACGATCAAACATTAACATTGGCTTTAAAACACTCTGCAGCCTGGTTCCCACTCTGAAGATGCAATCATAT ATCAGTAATGCAGTCACATTGCAGAAGACAGTGGAACACGTCGGGAAGCTCCAGCAGGAgagacagcagctgcaggaagaggTCAGGAGACTACGAGAGGAGATAGAGGAGCTTGACACGTCCATTAG CCTTTGTCAGAAGCAGCTGCCGGAAACAGGGGTGCCAGTCAAGCGGCATCAACTGAGCCACATGCAGGAAAAGTTCAATGAATATGTGAAGAGCCGCACTCTTCAGAACTGGAAGTTCTGGATC TTCAGCATCATTATCAAGCCTCTCTTTGAGTCATTCAATGAGATGGTGTCAACTGCAAGCAGCGCAGAGCTGTATCAGACCACAATGCTATGGCTGGATCGTCACTGTTTGCTTCCGGCTCTCAGACCTA TGGTGCTGAATACCCTTCGCCATCTGAGCAAAACAACGACCATCCTCAGTGATCCGTCCCTGTTGCCTGAAAAAGCCATGCAGGCGGTTACAGAAAGAGATGTGTAG